The following coding sequences are from one Geodermatophilus normandii window:
- a CDS encoding acyl-CoA carboxylase subunit beta produces MTTVHAVPTLPSPDPRDPEDRLQRFFDPGSTTLLVPRDTSGVMAARGTVSGTPAVAFCTDATVMGGAMGIDGCRHIVDAIDTALRERVPVVGIWHSGGARLAEGVTALHAVGEVFAAMVRASGRVPQISVVLGPAAGGAAYGPALTDLVIMGPAGRVFVTGPDVVRSVTGEDVDMERLGGPDTHGRRSGVVHVVTDTEAAALETARQAVDLLAAQGQFAPASGTPDVDLRALLPEQPQRAYDVKPLVTAVLDGPGLELHPRWAPNVVTTLGRLNGRTVGVIANNPLRLGGCLDSASAEKAARFVRMCDAFGVPLVVLVDVPGYLPGVGQEWDGVVRRGAKLLHAFAEAVVPRVTLVTRKSYGGAYIAMNSRSLGATAVFAWPGAEVAVMGAKAAVGILHRKKLAAVPPGEREALHASLAAEHERIAGGVNRALEIGVVDEVVEPTRTRGRLVAALAAAPAGRGAHGNIPL; encoded by the coding sequence GTGACCACAGTCCACGCCGTCCCGACCCTGCCCAGTCCCGACCCGCGCGACCCCGAGGACCGCCTGCAGCGGTTCTTCGACCCCGGGTCCACGACGCTGCTCGTCCCCCGCGACACCTCCGGGGTCATGGCCGCGCGCGGGACGGTGTCGGGCACCCCCGCGGTCGCCTTCTGCACCGACGCGACCGTCATGGGCGGCGCGATGGGCATCGACGGCTGCCGGCACATCGTCGACGCCATCGACACCGCGCTGCGCGAGCGGGTGCCGGTCGTGGGCATCTGGCACTCCGGCGGCGCGCGCCTGGCCGAGGGCGTGACCGCGCTGCACGCCGTCGGCGAGGTGTTCGCCGCGATGGTGCGCGCCTCGGGCCGGGTCCCGCAGATCTCGGTGGTCCTCGGCCCGGCCGCCGGCGGCGCCGCCTACGGGCCCGCGCTCACCGACCTGGTGATCATGGGACCGGCCGGGCGGGTGTTCGTCACCGGTCCCGACGTCGTCCGCTCGGTCACCGGCGAGGACGTCGACATGGAGCGCCTCGGCGGTCCGGACACCCACGGCCGGCGCAGCGGCGTCGTGCACGTGGTCACCGACACCGAGGCCGCGGCGCTGGAGACGGCGCGCCAGGCGGTCGACCTGCTCGCCGCGCAGGGACAGTTCGCGCCGGCGTCCGGGACGCCCGACGTCGACCTGCGCGCCCTGCTGCCCGAGCAGCCGCAGCGCGCCTACGACGTCAAGCCGCTGGTGACGGCCGTCCTCGACGGGCCGGGGCTGGAGCTGCACCCGCGCTGGGCGCCCAACGTCGTCACCACGCTGGGCCGGCTCAACGGGCGCACCGTCGGCGTCATCGCCAACAACCCGCTGCGCCTGGGGGGCTGCCTGGACTCGGCGTCGGCGGAGAAGGCCGCCCGTTTCGTGCGGATGTGCGACGCGTTCGGCGTCCCGCTGGTGGTGCTGGTCGACGTCCCCGGCTACCTGCCCGGCGTCGGGCAGGAGTGGGACGGCGTCGTGCGGCGCGGCGCCAAGCTGCTGCACGCCTTCGCCGAGGCGGTCGTGCCGCGGGTGACGCTGGTGACCCGCAAGTCCTACGGCGGGGCCTACATCGCCATGAACTCCCGATCGCTGGGCGCCACCGCGGTCTTCGCCTGGCCGGGCGCGGAGGTGGCCGTCATGGGCGCCAAGGCGGCGGTGGGGATCCTGCACCGCAAGAAGCTGGCCGCCGTGCCGCCCGGGGAGCGGGAGGCCCTGCACGCCTCGCTGGCCGCCGAGCACGAGCGCATCGCCGGCGGGGTGAACCGGGCGCTGGAGATCGGCGTCGTCGACGAGGTCGTCGAGCCCACCCGCACCCGGGGCCGGCTCGTGGCCGCCCTGGCCGCCGCGCCCGCCGGCCGCGGCGCGCACGGCAACATCCCGCTGTAG
- a CDS encoding DUF3145 domain-containing protein translates to MQRRSTQGVVFVHSCPKALCQHVEWALERVIGAPVSLSWADQPAAHGAYRAEVAWTGSPGTGAKLVAALRAWPMLRFEVTEEASHGNDGERMSYVPGHGVFRAPTSANGDIVVTEQQLRTLAATATSVEAFRHGVDQLLGAAWDADLEVYRYAGDGSQTTWLHQVV, encoded by the coding sequence GTGCAGCGACGGTCTACCCAGGGTGTCGTCTTCGTGCACTCCTGCCCGAAGGCGCTCTGCCAGCACGTCGAGTGGGCGCTCGAGCGCGTCATCGGCGCGCCGGTCTCCCTGTCGTGGGCCGACCAGCCCGCGGCGCACGGTGCCTACCGTGCCGAGGTCGCCTGGACCGGTTCCCCCGGGACGGGCGCCAAGCTGGTCGCCGCGCTCCGCGCGTGGCCGATGCTGCGCTTCGAGGTCACCGAGGAGGCCAGCCACGGCAACGACGGCGAGCGCATGTCCTACGTGCCCGGGCACGGCGTCTTCCGCGCCCCCACGAGCGCCAACGGCGACATCGTGGTGACCGAGCAGCAGCTGCGCACCCTCGCGGCGACCGCCACGTCGGTCGAGGCGTTCCGCCACGGGGTCGACCAGCTCCTCGGCGCGGCCTGGGACGCCGACCTCGAGGTCTACCGGTACGCCGGCGACGGCAGCCAGACGACCTGGCTGCACCAGGTCGTCTGA
- a CDS encoding GGDEF domain-containing protein, whose protein sequence is MDDAAATGPAPVRRLRRRPAPAWLGAGLYRPLAEDDERARFWVRHVHTGVLLSEIAGLACLVYTATTATPGHAHPVLLTLAAAVVVVTPLLLLLPLDRIVRDLRGPLLFYGWTATTTAIVATASAFDGGAASPLPVLFFLVLVYMAVAFPPAGVVLAGGLMTAVHTALVAGPLDPQSLLVTTVLATTTLICTMTSANQWAAHDRQVLLLRTQEALATTDPLTGVPNRRVFLDRVGRAVSCAGRGERAVVCIVDLDGFKAVNDGQGHAAGDTVLRAVAAALGRVVRETDTVARLGGDEFAVVAGSLLPADDAVLAERLRAAVAEVGAGCGVTASVGRALVRPGDDVAGVLHRADAAMYRAKAAGGDRVADLAG, encoded by the coding sequence GTGGACGACGCAGCAGCGACAGGACCGGCCCCGGTCCGGCGTCTGCGTCGACGTCCCGCGCCGGCCTGGCTCGGCGCCGGCCTGTACCGGCCCCTGGCCGAGGACGACGAGCGCGCGCGGTTCTGGGTGCGGCACGTGCACACCGGCGTGCTGCTCAGCGAGATCGCCGGTCTCGCCTGCCTGGTCTACACGGCGACCACCGCCACACCCGGCCACGCGCACCCGGTGCTCCTGACGCTGGCCGCCGCCGTCGTCGTCGTCACGCCCCTGCTGCTCCTGCTGCCCCTCGACCGGATCGTCCGCGACCTGCGCGGGCCGCTGCTGTTCTACGGCTGGACGGCCACCACCACGGCGATCGTGGCCACGGCGTCGGCCTTCGACGGCGGGGCCGCCAGCCCGCTGCCGGTGCTGTTCTTCCTCGTCCTCGTCTACATGGCGGTGGCCTTCCCGCCGGCCGGCGTGGTCCTCGCCGGCGGGCTGATGACCGCCGTCCACACGGCGCTCGTCGCCGGCCCGCTGGACCCGCAGTCGCTGCTGGTGACCACGGTGCTGGCGACGACGACGCTCATCTGCACGATGACCTCGGCCAACCAGTGGGCCGCCCACGACCGCCAGGTGCTGCTCCTGCGGACCCAGGAGGCGCTGGCCACCACCGACCCGCTCACCGGCGTCCCCAACCGCCGCGTCTTCCTCGACCGCGTCGGCCGGGCGGTGAGCTGCGCCGGGCGGGGTGAGCGGGCCGTCGTCTGCATCGTCGACCTCGACGGGTTCAAGGCGGTCAACGACGGGCAGGGCCACGCTGCCGGTGACACCGTCCTGCGGGCGGTGGCCGCCGCCCTGGGCCGGGTGGTCCGCGAGACCGACACCGTCGCCCGCCTCGGCGGGGACGAGTTCGCCGTCGTGGCCGGCTCGCTCCTGCCCGCCGACGACGCCGTGCTGGCCGAGCGGCTGCGCGCCGCCGTCGCCGAGGTGGGCGCCGGCTGCGGCGTCACCGCCAGCGTCGGGCGCGCCCTCGTGCGCCCTGGCGACGACGTCGCGGGCGTGCTGCACCGGGCCGACGCGGCCATGTACCGGGCCAAGGCCGCAGGTGGGGACCGCGTGGCCGATCTCGCAGGGTGA
- a CDS encoding maleylpyruvate isomerase N-terminal domain-containing protein, which translates to MGQDDDTARRGMAGAGRDVVGPMVLGAWDAFLEQAAAVDLDRPTRLPGWRAHEICVHLGAWPDHAALADLAASARSGGTGAPPDVDATNARVTAAHRDASREEVLAALRRNREATVRYLADEPAELDTAPASSTVGRLPMLSVVLGQAYELAVHGLDLVPLGATPPPPSVLDAGLAALADVTGALAASSGIAGGAALVTPDGGWAFAADPPGWTVRRLSGERPRGAVVEAAADVLLEAASGRANPAAALVRRRLRVRDLPELMRLAPIVESAPGIPGGPILALAARTVGGAGDLLGRFRGRR; encoded by the coding sequence ATGGGACAGGACGACGACACGGCGCGGCGCGGGATGGCCGGCGCCGGCCGGGACGTGGTGGGGCCGATGGTGCTCGGCGCCTGGGACGCCTTCCTCGAGCAGGCCGCGGCCGTCGACCTCGACCGGCCGACCCGGCTACCCGGCTGGCGGGCCCACGAGATCTGCGTGCACCTGGGCGCCTGGCCCGACCACGCCGCGCTGGCCGACCTGGCCGCCTCGGCTCGGTCGGGCGGCACCGGGGCGCCACCGGACGTCGACGCGACCAACGCCCGGGTGACCGCCGCCCACCGCGACGCCTCGCGCGAGGAGGTCCTGGCCGCGCTGCGCCGCAACCGAGAGGCCACCGTCCGCTACCTGGCCGACGAGCCGGCGGAGCTCGACACCGCGCCTGCCTCCTCCACGGTCGGCCGGCTGCCGATGCTGTCGGTGGTGCTGGGCCAGGCCTACGAGCTCGCCGTCCACGGCCTGGACCTGGTGCCGCTGGGAGCGACCCCTCCCCCGCCGTCGGTGCTGGACGCCGGGCTGGCGGCGCTCGCCGACGTGACCGGCGCGCTGGCCGCCTCCTCCGGCATCGCCGGCGGCGCCGCCCTGGTCACCCCGGACGGCGGCTGGGCCTTCGCCGCCGACCCTCCCGGGTGGACGGTGCGCCGGCTGTCGGGCGAGCGGCCGCGCGGCGCCGTCGTCGAGGCGGCGGCCGACGTGCTGCTGGAGGCGGCGTCGGGACGGGCCAACCCCGCCGCGGCCCTGGTGCGCCGGCGGCTGCGCGTGCGCGACCTGCCGGAGCTGATGCGGCTGGCGCCGATCGTCGAGTCGGCGCCGGGCATCCCGGGCGGTCCGATCCTGGCGCTGGCGGCACGGACCGTCGGGGGTGCCGGCGACCTGCTCGGCCGGTTCCGCGGACGGCGCTAG
- a CDS encoding M23 family metallopeptidase, giving the protein MATLHHRTAHPASSRRLRRAVLAAGAAALLLAAPVPALAAPADDVAAAQAAEQELVAEVGRIQGEVTAAEEQLQRMTVEAEAAADAALVAQAELASAQAAAAVAAAELQAARDAVAEAQDEVVELGREAYMGGSVDVGGAASVLLDSEGPREVLERAATLDLLGTQRAETLQEYELLETQEEEADAAARAAVAERDVAAAAAVEAQAAADARLADAQADYDALAADKARLDERLRAAEVELLRLRGIADAEAAWQAQQEAEQAAAVNVRSTGGGGIAPTTGRVTSCYGARWGTMHYGVDIAAPIGTPVFAPSGGVVLQAGPASGFGQAVYVQHDDGSITLYGHVNRFFVSAGQVVSAGQQIAEVGNKGQSTGPHLHFEVHEGGLYASRVNPMPWLEAHGISLGGSC; this is encoded by the coding sequence TTGGCGACCCTGCACCACCGGACCGCCCATCCCGCCTCCTCCCGTCGGCTGCGCCGCGCCGTGCTCGCCGCCGGCGCCGCCGCCCTCCTGCTGGCCGCACCGGTGCCGGCGCTGGCCGCCCCCGCCGACGACGTCGCCGCGGCACAGGCCGCCGAGCAGGAGCTCGTGGCCGAGGTGGGCCGCATCCAGGGCGAGGTCACCGCCGCCGAGGAGCAGCTGCAGCGGATGACCGTCGAGGCCGAGGCCGCCGCGGACGCCGCGCTCGTCGCCCAGGCCGAGCTGGCCTCCGCGCAGGCCGCCGCCGCCGTGGCCGCCGCCGAGCTGCAGGCCGCGCGCGACGCCGTCGCGGAGGCCCAGGACGAGGTCGTCGAGCTCGGCCGCGAGGCGTACATGGGCGGCAGCGTCGACGTGGGCGGCGCCGCCTCCGTGCTGCTCGACAGCGAGGGCCCGCGCGAGGTGCTCGAGCGCGCCGCCACCCTCGACCTGCTCGGCACCCAGCGCGCCGAGACCCTGCAGGAGTACGAGCTGCTCGAGACGCAGGAGGAGGAGGCCGACGCCGCCGCGCGGGCCGCCGTCGCCGAGCGCGACGTCGCCGCGGCCGCCGCCGTGGAGGCCCAGGCCGCCGCCGACGCCCGCCTCGCGGACGCGCAGGCCGACTACGACGCGCTCGCCGCCGACAAGGCCCGCCTCGACGAGCGGCTGCGCGCCGCGGAGGTCGAGCTGCTGCGGTTGCGCGGCATCGCCGACGCCGAGGCCGCGTGGCAGGCGCAGCAGGAGGCCGAGCAGGCCGCCGCGGTCAACGTCCGGTCGACCGGTGGCGGTGGCATCGCCCCGACCACCGGCCGGGTCACCAGCTGCTACGGCGCCCGCTGGGGCACCATGCACTACGGCGTCGACATCGCCGCGCCGATCGGCACCCCGGTCTTCGCCCCCTCCGGCGGCGTCGTCCTGCAGGCCGGCCCGGCCAGCGGGTTCGGCCAGGCCGTCTACGTGCAGCACGACGACGGCTCGATCACCCTCTACGGCCACGTGAACCGGTTCTTCGTGTCCGCCGGCCAGGTGGTCAGCGCCGGCCAGCAGATCGCCGAGGTCGGCAACAAGGGCCAGTCGACCGGCCCGCACCTGCACTTCGAGGTGCACGAGGGCGGTCTCTACGCCAGCCGCGTCAACCCGATGCCGTGGCTCGAGGCCCACGGCATCTCCCTCGGGGGCAGCTGCTAG
- a CDS encoding DUF1707 SHOCT-like domain-containing protein, with protein sequence MAGRTTAPQGAQAVPPPLRASDDDRLATVHRLQDAVSRGLLTPDEGSDRMAAAFAAVHVRDLVPLTADLPPAVAVPPVPAPPGWRQLGASAWQQLRASVAAARHGGPAAWRLALAVIVALVLLLTVLSLIAHGLVDGGPGDFRGPDPGGLDGVDGDRGPR encoded by the coding sequence ATGGCAGGACGGACGACGGCACCGCAGGGGGCCCAGGCGGTCCCTCCGCCGCTGCGCGCCTCCGATGACGACCGGCTGGCCACGGTGCACCGGCTGCAGGACGCCGTCTCCCGCGGGCTGCTCACCCCGGACGAGGGCAGCGACCGGATGGCGGCCGCGTTCGCCGCCGTGCACGTGCGCGACCTGGTGCCGCTGACCGCCGACCTGCCGCCGGCGGTCGCCGTTCCGCCCGTTCCCGCCCCGCCCGGATGGCGGCAGCTCGGCGCGTCGGCCTGGCAGCAGCTGCGCGCGAGCGTGGCCGCGGCCCGGCACGGCGGCCCGGCGGCCTGGCGTCTCGCGCTGGCCGTGATCGTCGCGCTGGTCCTGCTCCTGACGGTGCTCTCGCTGATCGCGCACGGCCTGGTCGACGGTGGTCCCGGCGACTTCCGCGGCCCCGACCCGGGTGGCCTGGACGGCGTCGACGGGGACCGCGGCCCGCGCTGA
- a CDS encoding SpoIIE family protein phosphatase, which translates to MQESELPIEAGVGSDRVRSAALHQLPWYAIVYEGPEHRVAALNAEFLRVLGGFDPVGMRAADFLVGIAGQGVIEIFDRAYAGERAMLDRIRLAVVTPHGHEEEIVLDFEVGPFRDRHGEIVGVLGVGRDITAAVRREEADAAAAAELSRRYRRATDVIDEVQRALLPARLPVLPALDVAASYTVGGAEQAAGGDWFDVLPLDDRTVAAVVGDVVGHGVAASAVMAQLRAVALERLHAGAGVAEVVAALDRFTQVVPGGAGSTVCVVTLDLPSGELRYCSAGHPPPLLAGGTGGSAYLEPSGQGPLGEAGDRRVLTARLDDGVLLLYSDGIVERPGVPATRGVVELLRTATAAVADELLPAFSPPSAVDRVTVQVLERLTRETGATDDVTLLALQRVPALEPFRLERVVGPGDVAGVRASLRAWFRPGQVDERALSELDQILTELVENTVEHAYGGTGGPVTVCADLAPSGDLTLTVGDRGPWRPPARSVQGRGIGLAAVRQMSTAVSIDHEHGTEVTVHHRPWKPSRTSVPRAPATPPGLADVYFEEHGDRNVLRVRGPIDAAMLEELQSHLALGTTPGAPDLAIDLDDVTVLASSAISALRVGLQHARRAGVSARVRCRPGSVAQQVLALAGIPTDAGH; encoded by the coding sequence GTGCAGGAGTCTGAGCTCCCCATCGAGGCAGGCGTCGGCAGCGACCGTGTCCGGTCGGCCGCCCTGCACCAGCTGCCCTGGTACGCCATCGTCTACGAGGGCCCCGAACACCGGGTTGCCGCTCTCAACGCCGAGTTCCTCCGGGTCCTGGGCGGCTTCGACCCGGTCGGCATGCGCGCCGCCGACTTCCTCGTCGGCATCGCGGGGCAGGGGGTCATCGAGATCTTCGACCGCGCCTACGCCGGCGAGCGGGCGATGCTCGACCGGATCCGCCTGGCCGTGGTGACGCCGCACGGGCACGAGGAGGAGATCGTCCTCGACTTCGAGGTCGGCCCCTTCCGGGACCGGCACGGCGAGATCGTCGGGGTCCTCGGCGTCGGCCGCGACATCACCGCCGCCGTCCGTCGCGAGGAGGCCGACGCCGCGGCCGCGGCCGAGCTGAGCCGGCGCTACCGGCGGGCCACCGACGTCATCGACGAGGTGCAGCGCGCGCTGCTGCCGGCGCGACTGCCGGTGCTGCCGGCCCTCGATGTCGCCGCCAGTTACACCGTCGGCGGCGCCGAGCAGGCGGCCGGCGGGGACTGGTTCGACGTCCTCCCGCTCGACGACCGGACCGTCGCCGCCGTGGTCGGCGACGTCGTCGGCCACGGCGTGGCCGCCTCGGCGGTGATGGCTCAGCTGCGGGCGGTCGCCCTCGAGCGCCTGCACGCCGGCGCCGGGGTCGCCGAGGTCGTCGCCGCCCTCGACCGCTTCACCCAGGTCGTGCCCGGCGGCGCCGGCAGCACCGTCTGCGTCGTCACCCTCGACCTGCCCAGCGGCGAGCTCCGCTACTGCAGTGCCGGCCACCCGCCGCCGCTGCTCGCCGGCGGCACCGGCGGCAGCGCCTACCTGGAGCCCAGCGGGCAGGGCCCCCTCGGCGAGGCCGGGGACCGACGCGTCCTCACCGCGCGGCTGGACGACGGCGTGCTCCTGCTCTACAGCGACGGGATCGTCGAGCGCCCAGGCGTGCCGGCCACCCGCGGCGTCGTCGAGCTCCTCCGGACCGCCACCGCGGCCGTCGCCGACGAGCTGCTGCCCGCCTTCAGCCCACCGTCAGCGGTCGACCGGGTCACCGTGCAGGTGCTCGAGCGCCTCACGAGGGAGACCGGCGCCACCGACGACGTCACCCTCCTCGCTCTGCAGCGCGTCCCGGCGCTGGAGCCGTTCCGCCTCGAGCGCGTCGTCGGGCCGGGCGACGTCGCCGGCGTCCGCGCATCGCTGCGCGCCTGGTTCCGGCCGGGCCAGGTCGACGAGCGGGCGCTGTCCGAGCTCGACCAGATCCTCACCGAGCTGGTCGAGAACACCGTCGAGCACGCCTACGGCGGCACGGGTGGCCCGGTGACGGTGTGCGCCGACCTCGCCCCCAGCGGCGACCTCACGCTCACGGTCGGCGACCGCGGGCCGTGGCGCCCGCCGGCCCGGTCGGTCCAGGGCCGCGGCATCGGGCTGGCGGCCGTCCGGCAGATGTCCACCGCCGTGTCGATCGACCACGAGCACGGCACCGAGGTCACCGTCCACCACCGCCCGTGGAAACCGTCCCGCACCAGTGTCCCGCGGGCCCCGGCGACCCCGCCCGGCCTCGCCGACGTCTACTTCGAGGAGCACGGCGACCGCAACGTGCTGCGGGTGCGGGGACCCATCGACGCGGCGATGCTCGAGGAGCTCCAGTCGCACCTGGCCCTGGGCACGACACCGGGCGCGCCGGACCTCGCCATCGACCTCGACGACGTCACGGTCCTCGCCAGCAGCGCGATCAGCGCCCTCCGGGTCGGTCTGCAGCACGCACGCCGGGCCGGGGTGAGCGCGCGCGTGCGCTGCCGCCCCGGCAGCGTCGCCCAGCAGGTCCTCGCCCTGGCCGGGATCCCGACCGACGCCGGCCACTGA
- a CDS encoding WS/DGAT domain-containing protein: MQVPLTAEDRAILALEGPQLVGHTATVVHLPGGAPDLRLLRDAVARRLPAAPRLTWRLGGTSEEPVWRPDEVDVAAHVRAVGAVGPLDAAGFRTELVRLFEEHLDRSLPLWRMDVISRVAGQGAYLVWRVHHALADGGTVMRLAEDVLWDPAPAAGGAGERRSGTAGPGTSGAGQACSSLAGVLTGGLLPGLRRSPFDARVGRERDVALAVTPVAALREAARRLAGATLNDAVLAVVAGALRRWLEHRHGSIHGLTVKVPVTLHHDGDEVGNRDSYFRVDLPVDEADPVTRLLAVRRETAQRKARHDAQQLDELMDGLARLSPRLAGWSQRLQRSGRSFALNVSNVRGPDRAVTVLDAPVGAVQPLVEVAQHHALRVGVLSVADRLGFGLVADPSVVGDLDLLAAAVEQAAAELLHTDRNGTAGTSAG, translated from the coding sequence GTGCAGGTCCCGCTGACCGCCGAGGACCGGGCGATCCTCGCGCTGGAGGGTCCCCAGCTGGTCGGCCACACCGCCACGGTGGTGCACCTGCCGGGAGGTGCACCGGACCTGCGGCTGCTCCGCGACGCGGTCGCCCGGCGGCTGCCGGCCGCGCCCCGGCTGACCTGGCGGCTGGGCGGGACGTCCGAGGAGCCGGTGTGGCGCCCGGACGAGGTGGACGTCGCGGCGCACGTCCGGGCCGTCGGCGCGGTCGGCCCGCTCGACGCGGCCGGCTTCCGCACCGAGTTGGTCCGGCTCTTCGAGGAGCACCTCGACCGCAGCCTGCCGCTGTGGCGGATGGACGTGATCAGCCGAGTGGCGGGGCAGGGTGCGTACCTCGTGTGGCGGGTGCACCACGCGCTGGCCGACGGCGGAACGGTCATGCGTCTCGCCGAGGACGTGCTGTGGGACCCGGCGCCGGCCGCGGGAGGCGCCGGGGAGCGCCGCTCCGGAACCGCCGGCCCCGGGACGTCCGGAGCCGGTCAGGCATGTTCCTCGCTCGCCGGCGTGCTGACCGGCGGGCTCCTCCCCGGACTGCGGCGCTCTCCGTTCGACGCGCGGGTCGGCCGCGAGCGGGACGTGGCCCTCGCCGTGACACCGGTGGCGGCCCTGCGCGAGGCCGCGCGCAGGCTGGCCGGGGCGACGCTCAACGACGCCGTTCTCGCCGTGGTGGCAGGTGCGCTGCGCCGGTGGCTGGAGCACAGGCACGGGTCGATCCACGGGTTGACGGTCAAGGTGCCGGTGACCCTGCACCACGACGGCGACGAGGTCGGCAACCGCGACTCGTACTTCCGGGTGGACCTGCCGGTGGACGAGGCGGACCCCGTGACGCGGCTGCTCGCCGTCCGCCGGGAGACCGCGCAGCGCAAGGCCCGCCACGATGCCCAGCAACTGGACGAGCTCATGGACGGGCTGGCGCGACTCTCGCCCCGCCTGGCCGGTTGGTCGCAGCGGCTGCAGCGCAGCGGACGCTCGTTCGCGCTCAACGTGTCCAACGTCCGGGGACCCGACCGGGCGGTCACCGTGCTCGACGCGCCTGTCGGCGCTGTCCAGCCACTCGTGGAGGTCGCGCAGCACCACGCGCTGCGGGTGGGGGTGCTGTCGGTCGCCGACCGGTTGGGGTTCGGGCTGGTCGCCGACCCCTCGGTGGTCGGGGACCTCGACTTGCTCGCCGCCGCGGTGGAGCAGGCGGCGGCCGAGCTGCTGCACACCGACCGGAACGGGACCGCGGGCACCTCTGCCGGGTGA